A DNA window from Acetobacter aceti NBRC 14818 contains the following coding sequences:
- the panC gene encoding pantoate--beta-alanine ligase, translating into MQIVSTIADARKIRASLNGTLGFVPTMGFLHEGHLSLVRRAREECDAVAVSIFVNPTQFSPNEDLNRYPRALERDLSLLKEAGVSFVFTPDAGEIYPPGFATSIDVGDVAKPLEGAVRPGHFSGVATVVTKLFNIIQPTKAFFGQKDAQQCAVIRRLVTDLNIPVDVVICDIVRNEKGLALSSRNSYLTDSEQERALLLHESLGKAQERIASGERNAETIKTLIAAILSKDPDFSVDYISVADPYSLTELDSVDDEALISLAVKVGNTRLLDNILVRKK; encoded by the coding sequence ATGCAGATTGTTTCCACCATTGCCGACGCCCGCAAGATACGGGCTAGCCTGAATGGAACACTGGGTTTTGTTCCAACAATGGGCTTTCTGCATGAGGGTCATCTGAGTCTCGTCCGTCGCGCACGGGAAGAATGTGATGCTGTGGCAGTCAGCATCTTTGTGAACCCGACACAGTTTTCCCCGAATGAAGACCTCAACCGTTATCCGAGAGCCCTTGAACGCGACCTGTCTCTTCTTAAAGAGGCTGGTGTTTCCTTCGTTTTTACACCTGATGCAGGTGAGATTTATCCTCCGGGCTTTGCGACAAGCATAGATGTGGGTGATGTCGCGAAGCCGCTGGAAGGCGCTGTCCGACCGGGTCATTTTTCTGGTGTCGCGACTGTTGTCACCAAGCTCTTCAATATCATCCAGCCGACAAAAGCCTTTTTCGGTCAGAAAGATGCGCAGCAATGTGCCGTGATCAGAAGGCTGGTGACGGATCTGAATATTCCCGTCGATGTCGTTATCTGCGACATTGTCCGAAACGAAAAAGGTCTCGCGCTCTCCAGCCGAAATTCCTATCTGACAGACAGTGAACAGGAACGTGCACTCCTGCTGCATGAGAGTCTTGGAAAAGCACAGGAACGTATTGCATCCGGCGAGCGCAATGCTGAGACAATCAAAACACTGATTGCCGCCATTCTGTCGAAAGACCCTGATTTTTCCGTGGACTATATCAGCGTCGCTGATCCCTACTCTCTGACTGAGCTTGATAGCGTGGATGACGAAGCCCTCATCTCGCTGGCGGTCAAAGTTGGCAACACACGCCTGCTCGACAACATTCTCGTCAGAAAAAAGTAA
- the panB gene encoding 3-methyl-2-oxobutanoate hydroxymethyltransferase gives MRVTVADVQKMKQDGERIAMITAYDCSSALIAERAGVPVLLVGDSLGMVMLGHSTTLPVTLDDMERHAAAVMRVSQKALVVADLPFLSYATIEDAVSSARRLMQSSGVQAVKLEGGKSITPQIRRLVDCGVPVMGHLGLTPQSQHQIGLRVQARRAEEARQLIEDALALEAAGAFALVLEVVPAPLAAAVSEKVSIPVIGIGAGAGCDGQVQVWHDLLGLFEGRPPRHAKRFADIGAAMEQAVRAYADDVRSGSFPTDAQSSTMNPNELAAALASLDHKDH, from the coding sequence ATGCGGGTTACAGTCGCTGATGTGCAGAAGATGAAGCAGGATGGCGAGCGCATCGCCATGATAACGGCTTATGACTGCTCCTCCGCCCTTATTGCCGAACGCGCCGGTGTTCCTGTTCTGCTGGTCGGTGATTCACTCGGCATGGTCATGCTGGGACACAGCACCACCCTGCCCGTCACGCTTGACGATATGGAACGTCATGCCGCCGCCGTCATGCGCGTCAGCCAGAAGGCGCTTGTCGTCGCTGACCTTCCCTTTCTGAGCTACGCCACCATTGAGGACGCGGTCTCTTCTGCCCGTCGCCTGATGCAGTCGTCCGGTGTGCAGGCGGTCAAACTGGAAGGCGGCAAGAGTATCACTCCGCAGATCCGTCGTCTGGTTGACTGCGGCGTGCCGGTCATGGGGCATCTGGGGCTCACGCCTCAGTCACAGCACCAGATCGGTCTACGTGTGCAGGCTCGTCGTGCGGAAGAAGCGCGTCAGTTGATTGAGGACGCCCTCGCCCTTGAAGCCGCCGGAGCTTTTGCGCTCGTGCTGGAAGTCGTGCCAGCCCCATTGGCCGCCGCTGTGTCTGAAAAGGTCAGCATTCCTGTCATCGGCATTGGAGCGGGTGCTGGTTGCGATGGACAGGTTCAGGTCTGGCATGACCTGCTTGGTCTGTTCGAAGGCCGTCCGCCCCGGCACGCCAAGCGTTTTGCCGATATCGGAGCCGCCATGGAACAAGCCGTTCGCGCCTATGCCGACGATGTCCGCTCAGGCTCTTTTCCGACGGATGCACAGAGTTCCACGATGAACCCTAACGAACTGGCCGCCGCTCTTGCTTCTCTCGACCATAAAGATCACTGA
- a CDS encoding YoaK family protein, whose protein sequence is MLVHEGAERNASIDRRLGCSLAAIAGAVNAAGFLAVGYYSANMTGNVSALASGLHEGHLELVLSCCGLILAFVAGAVLSALLVNAGRRHNLPSIYARSILLEACLLGLLGAVDLLFSAQPRDPVLVYGLSFLMGLQNATVTRISGARVRTTHMTGMLTDVGLELADWLESFFHPVDPVRRTGTRERLGLHAAIVLSFTLGGVAGAFLYGWWSALFLLALAGLLACLALPGALSHEPVG, encoded by the coding sequence GTGCTTGTTCACGAGGGGGCGGAGCGTAACGCCAGCATCGACAGGCGTCTGGGCTGCTCGCTGGCGGCCATTGCCGGTGCTGTGAACGCCGCCGGTTTTCTGGCCGTTGGCTATTACTCGGCCAACATGACGGGGAATGTCTCCGCGCTGGCGAGCGGCCTGCATGAGGGCCATCTGGAACTTGTCCTGTCCTGCTGCGGTCTAATACTGGCCTTTGTCGCAGGAGCCGTGCTATCGGCGCTGCTGGTCAATGCAGGCCGTCGCCACAACCTGCCCTCGATCTACGCACGAAGCATCCTTCTGGAAGCCTGCCTGCTCGGGCTTCTGGGGGCTGTGGATCTTCTGTTTTCGGCCCAGCCACGGGATCCGGTGCTGGTCTACGGGCTGAGTTTCCTCATGGGACTCCAGAACGCCACGGTCACACGCATTTCCGGGGCGCGTGTCCGTACCACCCATATGACGGGAATGCTCACCGATGTGGGGCTGGAACTGGCGGACTGGCTGGAGAGCTTTTTCCATCCAGTTGACCCGGTCCGACGGACCGGTACGCGCGAACGCTTGGGTCTGCATGCCGCCATTGTGCTGTCTTTCACGCTGGGCGGCGTGGCCGGCGCCTTTCTGTATGGCTGGTGGTCCGCTCTGTTTCTTCTGGCGCTGGCGGGGCTTCTGGCCTGTCTTGCCCTGCCCGGCGCGCTGTCACATGAGCCTGTGGGTTGA
- a CDS encoding anhydro-N-acetylmuramic acid kinase, whose translation MSRPLNVIGLMSGTSLDGVDAAVIRTDGVTVFERGPSLSLPYDADLRQCARALLDRAAHLSPDAPEMLDVERRLTERHIEAVQALRLQTGPVDVIGFHGQTIYHAPALHRTWQIGDAALLSRETQLPVVHDFRSADVAAGGEGAPLAPWYHAALLQDAQRPVAILNIGGVANVTFLGRNGEIIACDTGPGNALMDDWAFRHTGVACDMDGALARKGQVDQTILDALLADPYFSRPAPKSLDRQSFIAALDAVSGCSPADGAATLAAFTVAAVAQTRFPEKPAVWYVCGGGRHNPVLMEELQKALNAPVRSGDSLGWNGDALEAECFGFLAVRVLRWLPLSAPDITGAPDFLPGGRLTCAGLTTLPQWLSLSDEDS comes from the coding sequence ATGAGTCGCCCGCTCAACGTGATTGGCCTGATGAGCGGCACTTCGCTGGACGGGGTGGACGCCGCTGTCATCCGCACGGATGGCGTCACGGTTTTCGAGCGCGGCCCTTCCCTGTCCCTGCCCTATGACGCCGACCTTCGTCAGTGTGCCCGCGCGCTTCTGGATCGTGCAGCACATCTTTCTCCCGATGCGCCTGAAATGCTGGACGTCGAAAGACGCCTGACAGAACGCCACATCGAAGCCGTTCAGGCCTTGCGGCTTCAGACAGGCCCCGTCGATGTGATCGGTTTTCACGGACAGACGATCTATCACGCCCCGGCACTGCATCGCACCTGGCAGATCGGCGACGCGGCGCTGCTGTCACGCGAAACGCAGCTTCCAGTGGTGCATGATTTCCGCAGTGCCGACGTTGCGGCCGGTGGCGAAGGCGCGCCGCTCGCCCCCTGGTATCATGCGGCGCTGTTGCAGGACGCTCAACGCCCCGTCGCGATACTCAACATCGGCGGCGTGGCCAATGTCACCTTCCTCGGACGAAATGGCGAGATCATTGCCTGTGACACTGGTCCCGGCAATGCGCTGATGGATGACTGGGCGTTCCGGCACACAGGTGTGGCCTGTGACATGGACGGCGCGCTGGCCCGGAAGGGACAGGTCGATCAGACTATTCTCGATGCGCTTCTGGCCGATCCCTATTTCAGCCGCCCTGCCCCGAAATCCCTTGATCGCCAGAGTTTCATCGCGGCTCTGGATGCAGTTTCAGGCTGCTCTCCTGCCGATGGAGCCGCCACACTCGCCGCTTTTACTGTTGCCGCCGTGGCGCAGACACGCTTTCCGGAAAAGCCCGCCGTCTGGTACGTCTGCGGCGGTGGACGTCACAATCCCGTGCTGATGGAAGAGCTGCAAAAGGCCCTGAATGCTCCCGTCAGATCGGGAGACAGTCTTGGCTGGAATGGAGACGCTCTGGAAGCCGAGTGTTTCGGCTTTCTCGCCGTGCGGGTTTTACGCTGGCTTCCCCTCTCCGCTCCCGACATCACCGGAGCCCCTGATTTTCTGCCCGGCGGACGTCTTACCTGCGCCGGTCTGACTACTCTTCCGCAGTGGCTTTCTCTCTCCGACGAAGACTCTTGA
- a CDS encoding ABC transporter ATP-binding protein, with protein sequence MTDTSSSAPKIRIRGLRKAFGSKVVLDGVDLDVPTGTSFVIIGGSGSGKSVLLRCILGLIQPDEGLIEIDGVDVLRAPRREREERIGEIGMLFQNAALFDSLSVWENVAFGLLAPEPTRHSEKHPRLSRTEARARANAVLEQVGLDPSVGDLSPSELSGGMQKRVGLARAIADRPEILFFDEPTTGLDPIMGAVIDGLIVDCVKRMGSTAIAITHDMASAQRIGDEAAMLYQGKLVWQGPATSLMHSGNAMVDQFTHGRREGPISMELRR encoded by the coding sequence ATGACAGACACCTCATCCTCCGCACCGAAAATCCGTATCCGTGGGCTGCGCAAGGCTTTCGGGTCGAAAGTCGTGCTCGATGGCGTTGATCTCGACGTGCCGACAGGAACCTCTTTCGTGATCATCGGTGGGTCTGGATCGGGGAAATCTGTTCTGCTCCGCTGCATTCTCGGTCTCATCCAGCCGGACGAAGGGCTGATCGAGATTGACGGTGTGGACGTACTACGTGCACCTCGCCGTGAGCGTGAAGAACGGATCGGCGAAATCGGCATGCTGTTCCAGAACGCCGCCCTGTTCGACAGCCTGTCCGTCTGGGAAAACGTCGCTTTCGGTCTGCTGGCTCCTGAACCGACAAGACATTCTGAAAAGCATCCGCGTCTCTCGCGTACGGAAGCGCGGGCGCGGGCAAATGCTGTTCTGGAACAGGTCGGCCTCGACCCATCGGTTGGCGATCTCTCCCCATCCGAACTGTCAGGCGGCATGCAGAAGCGTGTCGGACTGGCCCGCGCCATCGCCGACCGACCCGAGATTCTGTTCTTCGACGAACCGACGACCGGCCTTGATCCGATCATGGGCGCGGTCATTGACGGGCTGATTGTCGACTGCGTGAAAAGGATGGGATCGACCGCCATCGCCATCACGCACGACATGGCTTCCGCCCAGAGGATCGGCGACGAGGCCGCCATGCTGTATCAGGGAAAGCTGGTGTGGCAGGGACCGGCGACCTCGCTCATGCATTCAGGTAACGCCATGGTGGATCAGTTCACGCACGGTCGGCGTGAGGGTCCGATTTCCATGGAACTTCGCCGTTAG
- a CDS encoding MlaE family ABC transporter permease: MNTLLDLVALLGRTVFVVTRGAGSIGLFALEGISCFFRPPFYWRVFLQSLLDTGFLSLPVVALTALFSGGVIALQSYTGFAQYHAQSAIANIVVLAVTRELGPVMAGLMVAGRVGAAMAAQIGTMRVTDQIDALTTLRTHPMKYLVAPRLAAGVIALPLLVVVADILGVAGGFTVATVKLGFAPDNYIAATMNALKTEDVMVGLVKATVFGFLITLMGCYYGYTSRGGAEGVGSATTAAVVSASILVLAFDYLLTDLFFAQ, from the coding sequence ATGAACACCCTGCTTGATCTTGTCGCCCTGCTGGGCCGAACGGTGTTTGTCGTGACACGCGGGGCCGGTTCCATTGGCCTTTTTGCACTGGAAGGAATTTCCTGCTTCTTCCGGCCGCCTTTTTACTGGCGGGTCTTTCTCCAGTCGCTCCTCGATACCGGCTTTCTGTCCCTACCGGTTGTCGCCCTCACCGCCCTGTTCTCAGGCGGCGTGATCGCACTCCAGTCCTACACCGGCTTCGCGCAGTACCACGCCCAGAGCGCCATCGCGAATATCGTCGTGCTCGCGGTGACGCGCGAACTCGGCCCTGTCATGGCGGGCCTTATGGTCGCGGGTCGCGTGGGTGCCGCCATGGCGGCGCAGATCGGCACCATGCGGGTGACGGACCAGATCGACGCCCTGACGACACTGCGTACCCATCCGATGAAATATCTTGTGGCCCCTCGTCTTGCCGCCGGTGTGATCGCTCTGCCGCTGCTGGTGGTGGTGGCCGATATTCTGGGTGTCGCAGGCGGCTTTACGGTAGCGACGGTGAAGCTTGGCTTCGCGCCGGATAATTATATCGCCGCCACCATGAACGCCCTGAAGACAGAAGACGTCATGGTCGGGCTGGTGAAGGCCACCGTGTTCGGTTTTCTCATCACCCTGATGGGCTGTTATTACGGCTACACAAGCCGCGGGGGCGCCGAGGGAGTCGGCAGCGCTACAACCGCTGCTGTTGTCTCCGCGTCGATCCTTGTGCTCGCATTCGATTACCTCCTGACAGACCTGTTCTTCGCACAATGA